The following proteins are co-located in the Nonlabens ponticola genome:
- a CDS encoding SulP family inorganic anion transporter encodes MTFTFKHIKGDLFGGLTAGIVALPLALAFGVQSGMGAVAGLYGAIFIGFFASLFGGTNTQISGPTAPMTAVSMVIIAGIIQTNEGSLENALPAILAVFLMAGIMQIALGAMKLGKYIKYIPYPVVSGFMTGIGVIILITQILPAIGYIPSQDEEFVKTFEPAAQELILNGILEEEVADDVLVLQDFEQSIVKAQNITQEQINKEATALAKSASSGVVGSIKTMPRAFQNIDFTELIIALITIVVIFGFKKITTSIPSTLVALLGVTLGVFLLDIDARKLGEIPTGLPIPNLEIITGFSFGAVSPYIFTALTLALLGAIDSLLTSVVADNMTKTRHNPNQELVGQGIGNSIASIFGGIPGAGATIRTVVNIDSGGKTKLSGMIAAVLLLIIVVALGGFASEIPSAVLAGILITVGIGVMDYKGLKALRSIPKSDVVIMFVVLTLTVTWDLVYAVGIGLVIASLIFMKKMGDANAAKSQVKTLSRKDDYGDEDYSLIPLDLREEVFIKEIDGPLFFGSTKDFQAMSQNIPSKATHVIIRMEKVPFMDQSGLFAFEDVAQYLVQQGVTPLISGLKEQPRYRLEAIDIIPDLIKEEHLFESYTQCVSWVEQNVEDTVAPEEV; translated from the coding sequence ATGACTTTTACATTCAAGCACATTAAAGGAGATTTATTTGGCGGTCTTACCGCAGGTATTGTGGCTTTGCCGCTGGCACTAGCCTTTGGTGTACAATCAGGAATGGGTGCTGTTGCTGGATTGTACGGTGCTATCTTTATTGGTTTTTTTGCTTCGCTTTTTGGCGGAACGAATACTCAGATCTCTGGACCTACCGCGCCCATGACTGCTGTAAGTATGGTCATCATCGCAGGAATCATTCAAACCAATGAAGGCTCGCTTGAAAACGCCTTACCAGCAATTCTTGCCGTATTTCTCATGGCTGGAATTATGCAAATAGCTTTGGGAGCTATGAAATTGGGTAAGTATATCAAATACATACCTTATCCAGTAGTTTCAGGATTTATGACGGGAATTGGGGTCATTATTTTGATTACTCAAATATTACCAGCCATAGGATACATACCATCTCAAGATGAGGAGTTTGTAAAAACCTTTGAGCCAGCAGCACAAGAGCTCATTCTCAACGGAATTCTCGAAGAAGAAGTTGCCGATGACGTGTTGGTACTTCAAGATTTTGAACAGAGCATCGTCAAGGCGCAGAACATCACCCAAGAACAAATCAATAAGGAAGCTACTGCTCTAGCCAAAAGCGCCAGTAGCGGTGTGGTGGGATCTATCAAGACCATGCCACGAGCCTTTCAAAATATTGATTTTACCGAGTTGATTATTGCGTTGATAACCATCGTCGTGATCTTTGGATTTAAGAAAATCACGACGAGCATTCCGTCAACACTGGTTGCGTTGCTAGGTGTCACATTAGGCGTATTTTTGCTAGACATTGATGCTAGAAAATTGGGTGAGATCCCAACAGGATTGCCTATTCCTAATCTAGAGATCATCACAGGCTTTAGTTTTGGAGCCGTGTCGCCGTACATATTTACGGCTCTTACATTAGCACTTCTAGGTGCGATTGACTCGTTACTTACCAGTGTGGTAGCAGATAACATGACCAAAACACGACACAATCCAAATCAAGAACTGGTAGGTCAAGGAATTGGTAACAGTATCGCTTCCATTTTTGGCGGAATTCCAGGTGCTGGAGCGACGATTAGAACTGTTGTCAACATCGATTCTGGTGGTAAAACAAAACTATCAGGAATGATCGCAGCAGTGTTGCTGCTGATCATTGTAGTTGCTTTGGGTGGTTTTGCCAGCGAGATTCCTAGCGCTGTTCTCGCAGGTATATTAATTACGGTAGGTATTGGTGTGATGGATTATAAAGGATTAAAAGCCTTGAGATCCATTCCAAAAAGTGATGTAGTCATCATGTTTGTGGTACTCACTTTGACCGTGACTTGGGATCTGGTTTATGCGGTAGGAATAGGTCTTGTGATAGCCAGCTTGATTTTCATGAAAAAAATGGGCGATGCAAATGCTGCCAAGAGCCAAGTAAAGACACTATCACGCAAGGATGATTACGGCGATGAGGATTACTCATTGATTCCGCTGGACTTGCGCGAAGAAGTATTTATCAAAGAGATCGATGGTCCTTTGTTCTTTGGTTCTACAAAGGATTTCCAGGCCATGTCACAGAACATTCCGTCGAAAGCCACGCACGTCATCATCAGGATGGAGAAGGTACCTTTTATGGATCAGTCAGGACTGTTTGCTTTTGAAGACGTTGCGCAATATTTGGTGCAGCAAGGTGTGACACCACTTATATCAGGTCTAAAGGAACAGCCTCGCTATAGACTAGAAGCAATTGATATCATACCAGACTTGATCAAGGAAGAGCATTTGTTTGAAAGCTACACGCAGTGCGTGAGTTGGGTAGAGCAAAATGTGGAAGATACTGTGGCGCCAGAAGAGGTTTAA